The Lycium barbarum isolate Lr01 chromosome 12, ASM1917538v2, whole genome shotgun sequence genome includes a region encoding these proteins:
- the LOC132623531 gene encoding probable N-acetyltransferase HLS1 yields the protein MVENGVVSIVVREFDAKKDSKEVEEVERRCEVGPSGKLSLFTDLLGDPICRVRHSPAYLMLVAEIVVHNGRTEERAIVGMIRGCIKTVTCGKKLSRNAKNSSESTKPLPIFTKLAYILGLRVSPSHRRMGIGLKLVHKMEEWFRTNGAEYSYIATENDNQASIQLFNHKCGYSKFRTPSLLVQPVFAHRVSVSNRVTIIKLSPTDAETLYRHKYSTTEFFPRDIDSVLNNQLNLGTYLAVPKGLYSGQTWPGVDKFLSGQPESWAVLSVWNCKDVFNLEVRGASQMTKVLAKTTRLVDRAFPWLKIPSVPEIFRPFGLHFLYGLGGEGPLAVKFIKSLCDFAHNLAKESECSVVATEVANRDPLRSAIPHWKKLSCAEDLWCMKRLGEDYSDGSVGDWTKSQPGLSIFVDPREV from the exons atggtggAGAATGGTGTAGTGTCGATAGTGGTGAGAGAATTTGATGCAAAAAAAGATAGcaaagaagttgaagaagttgaGAGAAGATGCGAAGTTGGGCCAAGTGGTAAACTCTCTCTTTTTACTGATCTTTTGGGTGACCCAATTTGCCGAGTTCGTCATTCTCCTGCCTATCTCATGTTG GTAGCAGAGATAGTGGTGCATAATGGAAGAACTGAAGAGAGAGCAATAGTAGGAATGATAAGGGGCTGTATTAAAACCGTTACGTGTGGAAAGAAACTTTCAAGGAATGCCAAAAATAGCTCTGAATCCACTAAACCACTTCCTATTTTCACCAAACTCGCCTATATTTTAGGCCTCCGTGTTTCTCCTTCTCACCG GAGAATGGGAATTGGGTTAAAATTGGTGCACAAAATGGAGGAGTGGTTTAGAACTAATGGTGCTGAATATTCATACATAGCTACTGAAAACGACAACCAAGCTTCCATACAACTTTTTAACCACAAATGTGGTTACTCCAAGTTCCGCACACCGTCCCTTTTGGTCCAACCCGTTTTCGCTCATCGGGTCAGTGTATCGAATCGGGTCACTATCATCAAGCTCAGCCCAACTGACGCTGAAACCCTATACCGTCACAAATACTCCACCACTGAGTTCTTTCCCCGTGACATTGATTCCGTTCTCAACAACCAACTCAATTTGGGTACTTATTTAGCGGTTCCAAAGGGCCTTTATTCGGGCCAAACTTGGCCCGGTGTGGATAAGTTTTTATCGGGTCAGCCCGAGTCATGGGCTGTCCTCAGTGTGTGGAACTGTAAGGACGTGTTTAATCTTGAGGTTCGTGGGGCGTCGCAAATGACAAAAGTTCTTGCTAAGACAACTCGTTTAGTGGACCGGGCTTTTCCATGGCTTAAGATACCGTCGGTACCGGAGATTTTCAGGCCATTTGGGCTTCACTTTTTATATGGGCTTGGTGGTGAAGGCCCATTAGCTGTAAAATTCATCAAATCACTGTGTGATTTTGCTCATAATTTAGCAAAAGAATCAGAGTGTAGCGTGGTGGCGACTGAGGTGGCAAATAGGGACCCGTTGAGGTCAGCAATCCCACACTGGAAAAAGCTATCATGCGCAGAGGACCTATGGTGCATGAAACGACTAGGGGAAGACTATAGTGACGGGTCAGTAGGTGACTGGACAAAATCACAACCTGGTCTTTCTATTTTTGTTGATCCTAGGGAAGTCTAA